A single Clavibacter nebraskensis NCPPB 2581 DNA region contains:
- a CDS encoding class I SAM-dependent RNA methyltransferase, which yields MGEQVGREVEMDVTNMAHGGVSVARHDGRVIFVSDAIPGERVRARITEDSKKSFWRADTVEVLDASPHRRPHVWAEASVDRAPEDRVGGAELGHIRLAHQRELKRQVVVDSLSRMAHVDHDVQVQALPGDDESDGLGWRTRVSLHVGDDGVVGPYASRSHRVIPVASLPLATAGVNGAAPFGQRFPGVEGIDLVAPADGHVRMLLIDGKAQRRDTITERVRDREFKLEAGGFWQVHRRAAETLYDAVQSSIDEALFDPRAANLDLYGGVGLLAAAVGDRFGDTTRITSVESDEVATEFAGDNLAEWVGAASLTSRVDRYLQKLAREASPAERRRLQGATVVLDPPRAGAKKPVVDALAELHPAQVVYVACDPVALARDVALFAERGYELRSVRSFDLFPHTHHVESVAVLVPAAS from the coding sequence ATGGGTGAGCAGGTGGGCCGCGAGGTCGAGATGGACGTGACCAACATGGCGCACGGAGGGGTCTCCGTCGCCCGGCACGACGGCCGGGTGATCTTCGTCTCGGACGCGATCCCCGGCGAGCGGGTGCGCGCGCGCATCACGGAGGACTCCAAGAAGTCGTTCTGGCGGGCCGACACGGTCGAGGTGCTCGACGCCTCGCCGCACCGCCGGCCGCACGTCTGGGCCGAGGCCTCCGTCGACCGCGCCCCCGAGGACCGCGTGGGTGGCGCCGAGCTCGGCCACATCCGCCTCGCCCACCAGCGCGAGCTCAAGCGGCAGGTCGTCGTCGACTCGCTGTCCCGCATGGCGCACGTCGACCACGACGTGCAGGTCCAGGCGCTCCCCGGCGACGACGAGTCCGACGGCCTCGGCTGGCGCACGCGCGTCAGCCTGCACGTGGGCGACGACGGCGTCGTCGGCCCGTACGCCTCGCGCTCGCACCGCGTGATCCCCGTCGCGTCGCTGCCCCTCGCCACGGCGGGCGTCAACGGCGCCGCGCCGTTCGGCCAGCGCTTCCCCGGCGTCGAGGGGATCGACCTCGTCGCCCCCGCCGACGGCCACGTCCGCATGCTCCTCATCGACGGCAAGGCGCAGCGCCGAGACACCATCACCGAGCGGGTCCGCGACCGCGAGTTCAAGCTGGAAGCCGGCGGCTTCTGGCAGGTGCACCGCCGTGCCGCCGAGACGCTGTACGACGCGGTGCAGTCGTCCATCGACGAGGCCCTCTTCGACCCGCGCGCCGCCAACCTCGACCTCTACGGGGGAGTGGGGCTGCTGGCCGCCGCCGTGGGCGACCGCTTCGGCGACACCACGCGGATCACGAGCGTCGAGAGCGACGAGGTCGCCACCGAGTTCGCCGGCGACAACCTGGCGGAGTGGGTGGGCGCCGCGTCCCTCACGTCGCGCGTCGACCGCTACCTGCAGAAGCTGGCGCGCGAGGCGAGCCCCGCCGAGCGGCGTCGCCTCCAGGGCGCGACCGTCGTGCTCGACCCGCCGCGGGCGGGCGCGAAGAAGCCCGTCGTCGACGCGCTCGCGGAGCTGCACCCGGCGCAGGTCGTCTACGTGGCGTGCGATCCCGTCGCCCTGGCCCGCGACGTGGCGCTCTTCGCCGAGCGCGGCTACGAGCTCCGCTCGGTGCGCTCGTTCGACCTCTTCCCGCACACCCACCACGTCGAGAGCGTGGCCGTGCTGGTGCCCGCCGCCTCCTGA
- a CDS encoding sensor histidine kinase: MTRALAGAPPRTPDNPISLARIETILGRGAGAFGLLFALQSLQVISGQLDAMRPAWSIAFLIVFFGSLVWTCVAGVIRRGVVPAHATVALVFVLALATWPFAIIPETLATVPQPFLYQELTVATTCAAMAFRLWIAVIYTVAVPLGLGFLEVVVRHGVITPLDSFLQVLYSIILGGSVLMIVTVLRQAALGVDWAQGTALTRYSHAVRQHATEVERVQVDAIVHDSVLTTLLSAARTVDPAARALAATMAANAMGHLAAAEQGTDDDASVPLRAVAKRIVDAASALSAPFVLETRDLGARTVPVATAEAIYSAAVQAMMNSLQHAGTSAETITRMLVISGHGDEGVAIDVVDDGAGFDQRRIPTERLGLRVSIKERVAQAGGLVTIESAPGEGTAVRIRWPAPGDAAAPEAAFLPGDLDAPPPDRQESERGDR, translated from the coding sequence GTGACGCGCGCCCTCGCCGGCGCCCCGCCGCGGACCCCCGACAACCCCATCAGCCTCGCCCGCATCGAGACGATCCTCGGTCGCGGCGCCGGTGCCTTCGGCCTCCTCTTCGCCCTGCAGTCGCTGCAGGTCATCAGCGGGCAGCTGGACGCGATGCGCCCGGCCTGGAGCATCGCCTTCCTCATCGTCTTCTTCGGCAGCCTCGTCTGGACGTGCGTCGCCGGCGTCATCCGCCGTGGTGTCGTGCCCGCGCACGCGACCGTCGCCCTGGTCTTCGTCCTCGCGCTCGCGACCTGGCCATTCGCGATCATCCCCGAGACCCTCGCGACCGTCCCGCAGCCGTTCCTGTACCAGGAGCTCACGGTCGCCACGACGTGCGCGGCGATGGCCTTCCGCCTCTGGATCGCCGTGATCTACACCGTCGCGGTGCCGCTCGGGCTCGGCTTCCTCGAGGTGGTGGTCCGCCACGGCGTCATCACGCCGCTCGACTCGTTCCTGCAGGTCCTCTACTCGATCATCCTCGGCGGCTCCGTCCTCATGATCGTCACGGTGCTCCGCCAGGCGGCCCTCGGCGTCGACTGGGCGCAGGGCACGGCGCTGACGCGCTACTCGCACGCGGTGCGGCAGCACGCCACGGAAGTGGAGCGCGTCCAGGTCGACGCGATCGTGCACGACAGCGTCCTCACGACCCTGCTCTCGGCGGCGCGCACCGTGGATCCGGCTGCCCGCGCGCTCGCCGCCACGATGGCAGCCAATGCGATGGGGCACCTGGCGGCGGCCGAGCAGGGCACCGACGACGACGCCTCGGTGCCCCTGCGCGCCGTCGCGAAGCGCATCGTCGACGCCGCCTCCGCGCTCTCGGCGCCGTTCGTCCTCGAGACGCGCGACCTCGGCGCGCGCACGGTCCCGGTGGCCACCGCGGAGGCCATCTACTCCGCGGCGGTGCAGGCGATGATGAACAGCCTCCAGCACGCCGGCACCTCGGCCGAGACCATCACGCGCATGCTCGTCATCTCGGGCCACGGCGACGAGGGGGTCGCGATCGACGTGGTCGACGACGGCGCCGGCTTCGACCAGCGCCGCATCCCCACCGAGCGCCTCGGGCTCCGCGTCTCCATCAAGGAGCGCGTGGCGCAGGCCGGCGGGCTCGTCACCATCGAGTCGGCACCGGGGGAGGGCACGGCCGTGCGGATCCGCTGGCCCGCCCCGGGCGACGCCGCCGCGCCCGAGGCCGCCTTCCTTCCCGGGGACCTCGACGCGCCCCCGCCGGACCGGCAGGAAAGTGAGAGGGGCGACCGGTGA
- a CDS encoding Maf family protein has protein sequence MTTRLHLASTSPARLALLRSAGIEPVVLPSDVDEPAAVAAAEELQGPLGPEDMVQLLARAKAEAVVGQLVAGAPITGLVLGGDSAFEIDGVVHGKPHTVARATERWRAQRGREGRLHSGHWLIEVADGRIVRGVGRAAGADVRFRADITDAEIDAYVATGEPLLVAGSFTIDSLGAAFIERIQGDPSTVVGLSLPTLRALVRELGTEWTDLWNRQGAVEARLV, from the coding sequence GTGACCACGCGCCTCCACCTCGCCTCCACCTCCCCCGCCCGTCTCGCCCTGCTGCGCTCCGCCGGCATCGAGCCCGTCGTGCTGCCCTCCGACGTCGACGAGCCCGCCGCCGTCGCGGCCGCCGAGGAGCTGCAGGGCCCGCTCGGCCCCGAGGACATGGTGCAGCTGCTCGCGCGGGCCAAGGCCGAGGCGGTCGTCGGACAGCTCGTCGCCGGCGCGCCGATCACGGGCCTCGTGCTCGGCGGCGACTCGGCCTTCGAGATCGACGGCGTCGTGCACGGCAAGCCCCACACGGTCGCGCGCGCCACGGAGCGCTGGCGCGCCCAGCGCGGCCGCGAGGGGCGCCTGCACTCCGGCCACTGGCTGATCGAGGTGGCCGACGGCCGCATCGTCCGCGGTGTCGGGCGCGCCGCCGGCGCGGACGTCCGCTTCCGCGCCGACATCACCGACGCCGAGATCGACGCCTACGTCGCGACGGGCGAGCCGCTGCTGGTCGCCGGGTCGTTCACCATCGACAGCCTGGGCGCCGCGTTCATCGAGCGGATCCAGGGCGACCCGAGCACGGTCGTCGGCCTGTCCCTGCCCACCCTGCGAGCGCTCGTCCGCGAGCTCGGCACGGAGTGGACGGACCTCTGGAACCGGCAGGGCGCGGTCGAGGCGCGGCTCGTCTGA
- a CDS encoding response regulator transcription factor has product MTETTQGSDPVAESRLPVRVAVVDDHESVRLGLKAACLDAGYEFILAAANARELVEGLVGRECDVVVLDLSLGDGSSVTDNVKAAQGTGAAVLVHSIADRVASVREALAAGAAGVIPKSSATQTVMAAVATVARGDVLNNLEWATAIDADRDFAKAQLGRRERDVLHLYASGLPLKLVAQQLGIANSTAREYLDRIRVKYVEVGRPAPTKVDLLRRAVEDGILPGLDQDGGDGR; this is encoded by the coding sequence ATGACCGAGACAACGCAGGGATCCGATCCGGTGGCGGAGAGCCGTCTGCCCGTCCGCGTCGCCGTCGTCGACGACCACGAGTCGGTGCGGCTAGGCCTCAAGGCCGCGTGCCTCGACGCCGGGTACGAGTTCATCCTCGCCGCCGCGAACGCCCGCGAGCTCGTCGAGGGCCTGGTGGGCCGGGAGTGCGACGTGGTCGTGCTCGACCTCTCCCTGGGGGACGGCTCCTCCGTCACCGACAACGTCAAGGCCGCGCAGGGCACGGGCGCCGCGGTCCTCGTCCACAGCATCGCCGACCGCGTCGCGAGCGTCCGCGAGGCGCTCGCCGCAGGGGCGGCGGGCGTGATCCCCAAGTCGTCGGCCACGCAGACCGTGATGGCGGCCGTCGCCACCGTCGCCCGCGGCGACGTGCTCAACAACCTCGAGTGGGCCACCGCGATCGACGCCGACCGCGACTTCGCGAAGGCCCAGCTCGGCCGGCGCGAGCGCGACGTGCTGCACCTGTACGCCTCCGGCCTGCCGCTGAAGCTCGTCGCGCAGCAGCTGGGCATCGCGAACAGCACGGCGCGCGAGTACCTCGACCGGATCCGCGTGAAGTACGTCGAGGTCGGCCGCCCCGCTCCCACCAAGGTCGACCTGCTGCGCCGCGCCGTGGAGGACGGCATCCTCCCGGGACTGGACCAGGACGGCGGCGATGGCCGCTAG
- a CDS encoding acetyl/propionyl/methylcrotonyl-CoA carboxylase subunit alpha, protein MTRVNKVLIANRGEIAVRIIRAARDAGIGSVAVYADQDRDALHVTLADEAYALEGQSSTETYLVIAKLLSIARRSGADAVHPGYGFLAENADFAQQVIDAGLVWIGPSPSAIQQLGDKTTARHVAERVGAPLAPGTLNPVSGAHEVLDFVDMHGLPVAIKAAFGGGGRGLKVARTREEVPELFESATREAVAAFGRGECFVEKYLDRPRHVETQCLADSAGTVVVISTRDCSLQRRHQKLVEEAPAPFLTEEQNAQLYAASKAILREVGYVGAGTCEFLVAQDGTISFLEVNTRLQVEHPVSEEVTGIDLVREQFRIAAGGLIDYDDPQPRGHSFEFRINGEDPGRGFFPAPGPVHVFQAPGGPGVRVDSGVRAGDVVSGAFDSLLAKLIVTGSSREDALERARRALDEFEVQGLPTVLPFHRAIVRDAAFAPAEGAPFSVYTRWIETEFDNTIEPWSGALDGAAEAPARHTVVVEVGGKRIEVSLPEDLAPAAGTSSSKRAAAAPARRKQSGSVDTSGGGSVTSPMQATVVKLAVEEGQQVVKGDLLVVLEAMKMEQPLTAHASGTVSAISAEVGQTVPSGHRLLDIV, encoded by the coding sequence ATGACGCGAGTGAACAAGGTCCTCATCGCCAACCGGGGCGAGATCGCCGTCCGCATCATCCGCGCGGCGAGGGATGCGGGGATCGGATCGGTCGCCGTCTACGCCGACCAGGACCGCGACGCGCTGCACGTGACGCTCGCCGACGAGGCGTACGCCCTCGAGGGGCAGTCGAGCACGGAGACCTACCTCGTCATCGCGAAGCTCCTCTCCATCGCCCGCCGCTCCGGCGCCGACGCCGTGCACCCGGGCTACGGGTTCCTCGCCGAGAACGCGGACTTCGCGCAGCAGGTCATCGACGCGGGGCTCGTCTGGATCGGCCCGTCCCCGAGCGCGATCCAGCAGCTCGGCGACAAGACCACGGCCCGCCACGTGGCCGAACGCGTGGGCGCCCCGCTCGCCCCCGGCACGCTCAACCCGGTCTCCGGCGCCCACGAGGTGCTCGACTTCGTCGACATGCACGGCCTGCCCGTCGCCATCAAGGCGGCGTTCGGCGGCGGCGGCCGCGGCCTCAAGGTCGCGCGCACCCGCGAGGAGGTGCCCGAGCTCTTCGAGTCCGCCACGCGCGAGGCCGTCGCGGCGTTCGGCCGCGGCGAGTGCTTCGTCGAGAAATACCTCGACCGCCCGCGCCACGTCGAGACCCAGTGCCTCGCCGACTCGGCCGGCACCGTGGTCGTGATCTCCACCCGCGACTGCTCGCTGCAGCGCCGCCACCAGAAGCTCGTCGAGGAGGCGCCCGCGCCGTTCCTCACCGAGGAGCAGAACGCGCAGCTCTACGCCGCGTCGAAGGCGATCCTCCGCGAGGTCGGCTACGTCGGCGCCGGCACGTGCGAGTTCCTCGTCGCGCAGGACGGCACCATCTCCTTCCTCGAGGTCAACACGCGCCTCCAGGTCGAGCACCCGGTCTCCGAGGAGGTCACGGGCATCGACCTCGTCCGCGAGCAGTTCCGCATCGCCGCGGGCGGCCTCATCGACTACGACGACCCGCAGCCGCGCGGCCACTCGTTCGAGTTCCGCATCAACGGCGAGGACCCGGGCCGCGGCTTCTTCCCCGCGCCCGGCCCCGTGCACGTGTTCCAGGCGCCCGGCGGCCCCGGCGTCCGCGTCGACTCCGGCGTCCGCGCGGGCGACGTGGTCTCCGGCGCGTTCGACTCGCTGCTCGCCAAGCTCATCGTCACGGGATCCAGCCGCGAGGACGCCCTCGAGCGCGCGCGTCGCGCGCTCGACGAGTTCGAGGTGCAGGGCCTGCCCACCGTGCTCCCCTTCCACCGCGCCATCGTGCGCGACGCCGCCTTCGCCCCGGCGGAGGGCGCTCCCTTCTCCGTCTACACGCGGTGGATCGAGACCGAGTTCGACAACACCATCGAGCCCTGGTCCGGCGCCCTCGATGGCGCCGCCGAGGCGCCCGCCCGGCACACCGTCGTGGTCGAGGTCGGCGGCAAGCGGATCGAGGTGAGCCTCCCCGAGGACCTCGCGCCCGCCGCGGGCACGTCCTCGTCGAAGCGCGCGGCGGCTGCTCCGGCCCGCCGGAAGCAGTCCGGCTCCGTCGACACCTCGGGCGGCGGATCCGTCACGTCGCCCATGCAGGCCACCGTCGTCAAGCTCGCGGTCGAGGAGGGCCAGC